The following is a genomic window from Mycolicibacterium sp. TY81.
CGCCGTGCAGATGTTCTCGGTGAACGGCTATCACGAGACCTCGATGGACGCGATCGCCGCGCAGGCCGAGATCTCCAAGCCGATGCTGTACCTCTACTACGGCTCCAAGGAAGAGCTGTTCGCAGCCTGCCTGGACCGGGAGCTGACGCGCTTCGTCGACACCGTCCGTGCGGACATCAACTTCGCGCAGAGCCCGCGCGACCTGCTGCGCAACGCCGTGCTGTCGTTCATGACGTACATCGACCGCAACCGGGCGTCGTGGATCGTGCTCTACACGCAGGCCACCAGCTCGCAGGCGTTCGCCCACACCGTGCGTGAGGGTCGCGAGAAGATCATCGACCTGGTGGCGCGGCTGCTCAGCGCGGGTACCCGAAACCCGGAGCCGGACAGTGACTTCGAGATGATGGCCGTGGCCCTGGTGGGTGCGGGTGAGGCCATCGCGTCCCGTGTCAGCGCGGGCGACACGGACGTCAACGACGCCACCGAGCTGATGATCAACCTCTTCTGGCGTGGCCTGAAGG
Proteins encoded in this region:
- a CDS encoding TetR/AcrR family transcriptional regulator; this translates as MAGGTKRLPRAVREQQMLDAAVQMFSVNGYHETSMDAIAAQAEISKPMLYLYYGSKEELFAACLDRELTRFVDTVRADINFAQSPRDLLRNAVLSFMTYIDRNRASWIVLYTQATSSQAFAHTVREGREKIIDLVARLLSAGTRNPEPDSDFEMMAVALVGAGEAIASRVSAGDTDVNDATELMINLFWRGLKGKRAES